The Clostridium beijerinckii genomic sequence GTTCAATTATTATACCAGATGGAGTTGGAACTGTTATTGCCTCAAAGATATTAAGAAAACCTGTTAAAGAAAAGATAGCAGGAATTGATATATTTAGAGAGATATTAATTAAAGCAAATTTAGAAGAAAGATCTATATATTTATTGGGCTCGAAAGAGGAAACTATTAAAAAATGTGTTGAAAATATAAAGAATGAGTTTCCTAAACTAAAGATATCTGGTTTTCATAATGGTTTTTTTGATTTAAATAATTGTAGTGATATAATTGAAGATGTAAAAAGTGGGAATCCATGGGCTGTTTTTGTTGCAATGGGTTCCCCAAGGCAAGAGATATTTATTGAAAAAATTATTGGAAATTCAAATGTGCATATCTTTATGGGGGTTGGTGGTGTTTTTGATATATTTGCAGGTGAGCTCAAAAGGGCACCCAAATGGATGATATCTCTAGGCTTAGAATGGTTATACAGAGTTGCGAAAGAACCTTTTAGAATAAAGAGATTAATGGCTATTCCTAAGTTTTTATTGTTAGTATTAAAATATAGGAATAAGCAGATTAGTGTTTAATAGAAAAGCTGAACATTATAACACAGAAATAAATAGGTGATTAAATGAAACAAAAAAGTAGCTTAATAAAATCTACATTTGTAATAATGATAGTATCATTGATTAGTAGATTTTTAGGTTTTGCCAGAGACATGCTTATTGCTAAAAATTTTGGTGCTGGAATATATACTGATGCTTATAATATTGCAGTGTCTATACCAGAAACAATATTTACTTTAGTTGGACTTGCAATTTCAACTGCATTTTTGCCAATGCTCAGCAAAGTTCGAGCTGAAAAGGGACAAAAAGAGATGAATGATTTTGCAAACAATATAATAAACATACTTTTTATTATATCATTCTTTCTTTTTGTTATAACAAGCCTTTTTTCGAAAGAAATAGTCCATATACTGGGGCCAGCTGAGGAAACAGGACTAATTGCAATAAAGTTATTAAGGATTACACTTGTGAATATATTATTTTTATCGGTTAATGCATGTTTTACCGCATTATTACAAGTAAATGAAGATTTTGTAATTCCGTCAATTTTAGGATTGTTTTTTAATTTGCCTATGATATTATATTTATTGTTGTTTAGGAATTATGATATTTTAGGATTGACCATTGCCAATGTAATAGGGAATTTTTTTAGAGTAGCAGTTCAGGTACCATCGTTGATTACACATGAGTATAAATATAAACTTTTTATAAACTTTAAAGATGATAGATTAAAGGCAATTATGGTATTGATTCTTCCAGTAATTATAGGAGCAGGAGCGAACTCGTTAAATATGGCTGTTGATCAGTATATTGCGTTGAAGCTGCCAGATGGTTCAGTCTCAGCTTTAAATTATGCGCAGAAGTTAATTGTTTTTATAAATGCAATTATAACAACATCAGTTACCAGCGTAGCATATCCTCTTATGGCTAATATGAGAAATAGAGGAGATGTGTCTGGGTTTTTAGAGATTTTAAAAAAATCAATTATATATTTATCTATATTATTAATTCCAATTAGTGTTGGAGTTATGATATTTAGTAGAGACATAATAACAATTGTATATGCTAGGGGCGAGTTTACTGGTTATGCGATAAATATTACAACACTTGCATTGTTAGGATACGGAGCGGGAATATTTTTTACAGGAGTAAGAGATATTTTGAATTCAACTTTATTCTCCAGTGGAAAGACAAAAGTGACAGCAATAAATGGTATAATTGGTGTTGTGATTAACATAATATTTAGCATAACTTTATCTAAGTATATAGGTATTATGGGAATAGCATTAGCTTCAGTTATAGCTATGATAGTAACATCGGTACTCTTATTTATAAATATAATTAAATTAGAAAAAAACTTTAACATAACAGAGATATTAAAAAAAGTAAGTATAATAATAATGAATTCAATAATCATGGGAGCGGTACTTTTAACGTTATTAATTTACTTCGAAAATAAATTTAATTCAATTACAATCCTAT encodes the following:
- a CDS encoding WecB/TagA/CpsF family glycosyltransferase; the encoded protein is MFTKILDFNIFNRDKNALMNYIENFEKVNIISGNPEVLFNGLNNLELKKNFKSESSIIIPDGVGTVIASKILRKPVKEKIAGIDIFREILIKANLEERSIYLLGSKEETIKKCVENIKNEFPKLKISGFHNGFFDLNNCSDIIEDVKSGNPWAVFVAMGSPRQEIFIEKIIGNSNVHIFMGVGGVFDIFAGELKRAPKWMISLGLEWLYRVAKEPFRIKRLMAIPKFLLLVLKYRNKQISV
- the murJ gene encoding murein biosynthesis integral membrane protein MurJ, yielding MKQKSSLIKSTFVIMIVSLISRFLGFARDMLIAKNFGAGIYTDAYNIAVSIPETIFTLVGLAISTAFLPMLSKVRAEKGQKEMNDFANNIINILFIISFFLFVITSLFSKEIVHILGPAEETGLIAIKLLRITLVNILFLSVNACFTALLQVNEDFVIPSILGLFFNLPMILYLLLFRNYDILGLTIANVIGNFFRVAVQVPSLITHEYKYKLFINFKDDRLKAIMVLILPVIIGAGANSLNMAVDQYIALKLPDGSVSALNYAQKLIVFINAIITTSVTSVAYPLMANMRNRGDVSGFLEILKKSIIYLSILLIPISVGVMIFSRDIITIVYARGEFTGYAINITTLALLGYGAGIFFTGVRDILNSTLFSSGKTKVTAINGIIGVVINIIFSITLSKYIGIMGIALASVIAMIVTSVLLFINIIKLEKNFNITEILKKVSIIIMNSIIMGAVLLTLLIYFENKFNSITILLLGVSIGAAIYLGLCYLFKVEELVEIKELILKKIKR